One segment of Candidatus Hydrogenedentota bacterium DNA contains the following:
- a CDS encoding DUF2089 family protein: MKHPTPPPWVLALEEEDLYFVRRFILASGSLKALAQTYGVSYPTVRSRLDRLIAKVEALEEASDGDPMQQLVRQLVAGGELNRDLARRLLRAHRESLETEEHT, translated from the coding sequence ATGAAACACCCCACCCCGCCCCCCTGGGTTCTCGCCCTGGAGGAGGAAGACCTCTACTTCGTACGCCGTTTCATCCTGGCGTCCGGATCGCTCAAGGCCCTGGCGCAAACCTACGGGGTGTCGTACCCTACCGTGCGCAGCCGGCTCGATAGGCTCATCGCAAAGGTCGAAGCGCTCGAAGAGGCATCCGATGGGGACCCCATGCAGCAGCTGGTTCGACAGTTGGTCGCGGGGGGCGAATTGAACCGGGACCTGGCGCGGCGCCTGCTGCGCGCGCACCGGGAAAGCCTGGAAACAGAGGAGCACACGTGA
- a CDS encoding arginyltransferase gives MKLEINRDELESIIHLGDITDPCPYLSDRVATFRFGNGKLAGSHYEQLLDWGYRRNGNYVYRPVCRHCRECWVLRVPVEQFRMSKSQRRVWNRGQKHFEVRWGSARYTPDKAAMYERYLAWQHGTSEGPMDPDRYRAFLVDTCLRHETLEMQYRVEGRLAGVGIVDRLEHALSTVYFFFDPDFSHLSPGTWSALYEIQQARDWGLRHYYLGYYIAGCGSMSYKARFQPCEIKQPDTPGWSPYTPTAVPE, from the coding sequence ATGAAGCTCGAAATCAACCGGGACGAACTCGAATCCATCATCCACCTCGGCGACATTACCGATCCCTGTCCCTATCTGTCCGATCGCGTCGCCACCTTCCGTTTCGGAAATGGCAAGCTCGCCGGCAGCCATTACGAACAGCTGCTGGACTGGGGCTATCGCCGCAACGGCAACTATGTGTATCGTCCCGTGTGCCGCCATTGCCGGGAGTGCTGGGTTTTGCGCGTGCCGGTGGAACAGTTTCGCATGAGCAAGTCGCAGCGCCGCGTATGGAACCGTGGACAGAAGCATTTTGAGGTTCGCTGGGGTTCCGCGCGGTACACGCCCGACAAAGCCGCCATGTACGAGCGTTACCTCGCCTGGCAGCATGGCACGAGCGAGGGCCCCATGGACCCCGATCGGTACCGTGCGTTTCTCGTGGACACCTGCCTCCGGCACGAGACCCTTGAAATGCAGTACCGGGTCGAGGGGCGCCTTGCCGGCGTCGGCATTGTGGACCGGCTCGAACACGCGCTGTCCACCGTGTATTTCTTCTTCGATCCCGATTTCTCGCACCTCAGTCCCGGCACCTGGTCGGCCCTCTACGAAATCCAGCAGGCCCGAGACTGGGGGCTGCGCCACTATTATCTTGGCTACTACATCGCCGGCTGCGGCTCCATGAGCTACAAGGCGCGTTTTCAGCCCTGCGAAATCAAACAGCCCGACACGCCCGGCTGGTCCCCCTACACGCCGACAGCAGTCCCGGAATGA
- a CDS encoding mechanosensitive ion channel family protein: MRGEDGYTRADAIGALDLSAVNPVDRPAVGESKASDLLAVIERTRPVILAEIPPDSSGETYVYFQDPLGAGSIVLAPLPDLDEPELRAWRFTKGTLERLEALYLNYRDQPPLAGAGAASAQRPWSNRIRDWIHQYNPALMESPLYLRNYQWLGLLLLVGLGVLVSRMLTLLVGVFLRYWFRRKGYAYDRRLEREFILPIRISLMVWVWLLGLTLLGLNPAVLQYLRVAAFFVTAAGAVWASYRLVDIVGRYLSQRAQATPSKYDDLLVPIVVRTLKIFIIVAGIVAFAYQFTTDPAGLITGLGLGGLAFALAAKDVVANVFGSITILMDRPFRIGDWVTIGTIDGTVEEVGIRSTRIRTFYNSLITVPNSAITNTHIDNMGRRRYRRIKTTLAIAYDTPPDAIEAFCEGIRELIRQHPYTRKDYYHVYLNDFGASSLDILLYCFVETPDWGTELRERHRLLLDIVRLAADLRVEFAFPTRTLYMREDAAPQRDITSDERAASGAETGLRAARGILRRHGGPPGVIPPPVSYEHPEFNARPQHGEDDDE, from the coding sequence ATGCGCGGCGAAGACGGCTACACCCGCGCGGACGCGATCGGCGCCCTCGATCTTTCCGCGGTAAACCCGGTCGATCGGCCGGCGGTGGGGGAGAGCAAAGCCTCGGATCTCCTGGCGGTCATCGAGCGCACCCGGCCGGTCATTCTTGCCGAGATCCCGCCGGATTCGAGCGGCGAAACCTACGTCTATTTTCAGGATCCGTTGGGCGCGGGCAGTATCGTGCTGGCGCCATTGCCCGATCTGGACGAACCGGAATTGCGGGCCTGGCGCTTCACGAAGGGCACCCTCGAGCGCCTGGAGGCGCTGTACCTGAACTACCGGGACCAACCGCCGCTGGCCGGAGCGGGCGCGGCCTCCGCGCAGCGCCCCTGGTCCAACCGGATCCGGGACTGGATACATCAGTACAACCCGGCGCTCATGGAGTCGCCCCTGTACCTGCGGAACTACCAGTGGCTGGGCCTGCTGCTCCTCGTGGGGCTCGGGGTGCTCGTCAGCCGAATGCTCACACTCCTCGTCGGGGTGTTTCTGCGCTACTGGTTCCGGCGCAAGGGCTACGCCTACGACCGTCGCCTCGAGCGGGAATTCATTCTGCCGATCCGGATCTCGCTTATGGTCTGGGTCTGGCTCCTGGGCCTCACCCTGCTCGGCTTGAACCCCGCCGTGCTTCAGTATCTTCGCGTCGCCGCGTTCTTCGTGACCGCCGCCGGGGCCGTGTGGGCCAGCTACCGCCTGGTCGATATCGTCGGGCGCTACCTTTCCCAGCGCGCGCAGGCCACCCCCAGCAAGTACGACGACCTCCTCGTCCCCATTGTTGTGCGGACGCTCAAGATCTTCATCATCGTTGCCGGCATTGTCGCCTTCGCCTACCAGTTCACCACCGATCCGGCCGGGCTTATTACGGGCCTCGGCCTCGGCGGCCTGGCCTTTGCGCTTGCGGCCAAGGATGTCGTCGCCAACGTCTTCGGCTCCATCACCATTTTGATGGACCGCCCATTCCGCATTGGCGACTGGGTCACGATCGGCACTATAGACGGGACCGTGGAGGAGGTGGGTATCCGGAGCACCCGCATCCGGACCTTTTACAACTCGCTGATAACCGTCCCGAATTCCGCCATAACCAATACCCATATCGACAATATGGGCCGCCGCCGCTACCGCCGCATCAAGACAACGCTCGCGATCGCCTACGATACGCCGCCCGATGCCATTGAGGCGTTCTGCGAGGGCATCCGGGAGCTGATCCGGCAACATCCCTACACCCGCAAGGACTACTATCACGTCTATCTGAACGATTTCGGCGCATCGTCGCTCGACATCCTGCTATACTGCTTCGTCGAGACGCCTGATTGGGGGACCGAGCTGCGGGAACGCCATCGCCTGCTGCTGGATATTGTCCGGCTCGCGGCGGACTTGCGCGTGGAGTTCGCGTTCCCGACGCGCACGCTGTACATGCGCGAGGATGCCGCCCCCCAACGGGATATAACCTCGGATGAACGCGCCGCTTCCGGCGCGGAAACCGGTCTGCGCGCCGCGCGCGGCATTCTGCGCCGCCACGGCGGCCCGCCCGGCGTGATTCCGCCGCCGGTCTCCTACGAGCATCCCGAGTTCAATGCGCGCCCACAACATGGAGAAGACGACGATGAGTGA